A genomic window from Anthocerotibacter panamensis C109 includes:
- a CDS encoding AAA family ATPase has protein sequence MEFFKALDELVELAQRLEEKAQQEGGPKVQVQMNTRYSSIPRGAGIPRPSAPKPAPEPEVREAAMSATLQEIGGMEQTLQELRELVQIPLQHPELLAQLGLDPPRGVLLVGPPGTGKTLTARALAQDLGLHYIALIGPEVMGKFYGEAETRLREVFQRAEKAAPCLIFIDEIDALAPDRAKVEGEVEKRLVAQLLGLMDGFDPKAGVLVLGATNRPDHLDPALRRPGRFDREVVFRVPDRKGRLAILEVLTRKMPLATGVDLAQVADQTGGFVGADLKGLCQAAAYRALRRQVPDPDCIPPHPLQVSMADFTLALADQRPAVLRSVIQEHPNVPWTAIGGLEPLKQVLKEAVEGVLVNPELYAHTRAQAPRGILLTGPPGTGKTLLAKAVASEGKANFIGVNGPELLSRWVGASELAVRELFTKARQAAPCVIFIDEIDTLAPARGSYRGDSGVSDRVIGQLLTELDGLRPAHGLLLMAATNRADTLDPALLRSGRLDLHLEVGLPDTEARLAILRVHNQDRPLAGDVDLALWATQTQHWSGADLALLSNQAAVAAIRRCRREHGGRVAALFIEDRDFQQAHSELAGRLQP, from the coding sequence ATGGAATTCTTCAAAGCTCTGGATGAACTGGTTGAGCTAGCCCAGCGGCTTGAAGAAAAGGCGCAACAAGAAGGCGGACCCAAGGTCCAGGTCCAGATGAACACCCGCTACAGCAGCATTCCTCGGGGGGCGGGCATACCGCGTCCTAGCGCCCCAAAACCAGCCCCGGAACCAGAAGTACGTGAAGCCGCTATGAGCGCTACACTCCAGGAGATCGGGGGCATGGAGCAGACCCTCCAAGAACTGCGTGAACTGGTCCAGATCCCCCTACAGCATCCTGAACTGTTGGCTCAGTTGGGCCTAGACCCACCCCGTGGCGTTTTGCTCGTCGGTCCGCCGGGGACGGGCAAGACCCTGACCGCTCGTGCTCTGGCGCAGGATCTGGGACTCCATTACATTGCCTTGATCGGCCCCGAGGTGATGGGGAAATTTTATGGAGAGGCCGAGACCCGTCTGCGCGAGGTGTTTCAGCGGGCAGAAAAAGCGGCTCCGTGTTTGATTTTCATCGATGAGATCGACGCCTTGGCCCCGGACCGCGCCAAAGTCGAAGGCGAAGTGGAGAAGCGCCTAGTCGCCCAACTCCTAGGGCTGATGGATGGCTTTGACCCCAAGGCGGGTGTGCTCGTCCTCGGGGCGACCAACCGCCCGGACCATCTGGACCCAGCGCTGCGTCGCCCTGGACGATTTGACCGCGAAGTGGTCTTCCGGGTGCCCGACCGCAAGGGCCGCCTCGCCATTCTGGAGGTCTTGACGCGCAAGATGCCCCTGGCGACTGGGGTGGATTTGGCCCAGGTCGCCGATCAGACCGGGGGCTTTGTGGGGGCTGACCTCAAGGGTCTGTGTCAGGCTGCTGCATACCGTGCTCTGCGCCGTCAGGTTCCTGACCCGGACTGCATCCCCCCCCATCCTCTACAGGTGAGCATGGCGGACTTTACCTTGGCGCTGGCTGACCAGCGCCCCGCCGTCTTGCGCTCCGTGATTCAGGAACACCCCAACGTCCCCTGGACAGCCATCGGGGGCCTCGAACCACTCAAGCAAGTCCTCAAAGAAGCCGTCGAAGGCGTCCTGGTCAACCCGGAACTCTACGCCCATACCCGCGCTCAGGCTCCGCGCGGCATTTTGCTCACGGGTCCGCCAGGGACAGGCAAGACCCTCCTTGCCAAAGCGGTCGCCTCCGAGGGCAAGGCCAATTTTATCGGGGTGAATGGGCCAGAACTCCTCAGCCGCTGGGTTGGAGCCTCAGAACTAGCTGTGCGCGAACTGTTTACCAAAGCCCGACAGGCCGCTCCTTGTGTGATTTTTATCGACGAAATCGACACGTTGGCCCCAGCACGGGGAAGCTATCGGGGAGATAGTGGGGTCTCAGACCGGGTCATCGGTCAACTGCTCACCGAATTGGATGGACTGCGCCCCGCCCACGGCCTTTTACTGATGGCAGCGACCAACCGGGCGGATACGCTGGACCCGGCACTCCTGCGCTCAGGTCGCCTGGACCTGCACCTCGAAGTGGGGTTGCCGGACACCGAGGCCCGACTGGCGATCCTGCGTGTCCACAATCAGGACCGCCCCCTGGCTGGGGATGTGGACCTTGCGCTCTGGGCCACCCAAACCCAGCACTGGAGTGGAGCTGACCTAGCACTCCTCAGCAACCAAGCTGCCGTCGCGGCTATCCGTCGCTGCCGCCGGGAGCATGGAGGCCGGGTCGCAGCGCTGTTTATTGAAGACCGGGATTTCCAACAAGCCCATAGCGAATTAGCTGGACGCCTCCAGCCATGA
- the gvpJ gene encoding gas vesicle protein GvpJ yields the protein MTLSTPRPPSATAGNTLADILERVLDKGVVIAGDITVSVGGVELLCVRIRLLISSVDKAREIGINWWESDPHLSGQARGLTQQNEQLLARIQTLEAELERVQNQLAPTLPSPTEE from the coding sequence ATGACCCTGAGTACGCCCCGCCCCCCGTCTGCCACCGCAGGCAATACCCTCGCCGATATCCTGGAGCGCGTGTTGGACAAGGGGGTGGTGATTGCCGGGGATATCACGGTCTCCGTGGGGGGTGTAGAACTGCTGTGTGTGCGGATTCGCCTCTTGATTAGCTCGGTCGACAAGGCCCGCGAGATCGGCATAAACTGGTGGGAATCCGACCCCCATCTCAGCGGTCAGGCCCGTGGGCTGACCCAGCAAAACGAACAACTCCTTGCGCGCATCCAGACGCTCGAAGCGGAACTGGAGCGCGTCCAAAACCAGCTTGCCCCCACGTTACCTAGCCCCACTGAGGAGTAG
- the gvpN gene encoding gas vesicle protein GvpN encodes MTTALQLSSLHFVTTPYIERLTERALRFLHCGFAVHLRGPAGTGKTTLALHLASLLARPIMLLYGDDEFKSSDLLGAQAGYKRRQVVDNYIHSVMKVEDDLQHNWVDSRLTTACREGLTLVYDEFNRSRPEVNNILLGALEEGLIVMPPRGDHPDYIQVHPQFRAIFTSNPAEYCGVHQTQNALTDRMVTFDLGEPDLDTQALILKSRTSLPESSARLIVAVLQEFRAAVNLDQDASMRAGLMIGQVCRQHGIAVHPGNPDFIEVCLDVLLARAKTSPAVALAHLEQILATHLKTHS; translated from the coding sequence ATGACCACAGCCCTCCAGTTGAGTTCCCTGCACTTCGTGACGACTCCGTATATTGAGCGCTTGACCGAGCGGGCGTTGCGGTTTTTGCACTGCGGTTTTGCGGTTCATCTGCGCGGTCCGGCAGGTACGGGCAAGACAACTTTGGCTTTGCACCTAGCCTCGCTCCTGGCCCGCCCGATTATGCTCCTCTATGGGGACGATGAATTCAAGTCTTCGGATCTGCTGGGGGCTCAGGCAGGCTATAAGCGTCGCCAAGTCGTCGATAACTATATCCACTCCGTCATGAAAGTGGAGGATGACCTCCAGCATAATTGGGTAGACTCCCGGCTGACCACCGCCTGCCGCGAGGGCTTGACCCTGGTCTACGACGAATTTAACCGCTCGCGCCCCGAGGTCAATAATATTCTGCTCGGGGCTTTGGAGGAAGGTTTGATTGTCATGCCTCCACGCGGCGACCACCCGGATTATATTCAGGTCCATCCCCAGTTCCGGGCCATTTTTACGTCCAACCCAGCGGAGTACTGTGGGGTCCACCAGACCCAGAACGCTCTCACCGACCGCATGGTTACCTTTGACCTGGGTGAGCCGGACCTCGATACCCAAGCGCTCATCCTCAAGAGCCGTACCAGTCTGCCCGAGTCCAGTGCCCGGTTGATCGTCGCTGTGTTGCAGGAGTTTCGCGCTGCGGTCAATCTCGACCAGGATGCCAGTATGCGTGCGGGTCTGATGATTGGGCAGGTCTGCCGTCAGCATGGCATTGCGGTACATCCCGGCAATCCAGACTTTATCGAGGTCTGCCTAGATGTATTATTAGCGCGCGCCAAGACCAGCCCCGCTGTCGCCCTTGCTCACCTGGAGCAGATCCTAGCGACCCATCTTAAGACCCATTCCTGA
- the gvpJ gene encoding gas vesicle protein GvpJ, with translation MAVEKVNSSSSLAEVVDRILDKGIVIDAWVRVSLVGIELIAVEARIVIASVETYLKYAEAVGLTATAAAPAA, from the coding sequence ATGGCCGTTGAAAAAGTTAACTCCTCCTCCAGCCTCGCCGAGGTTGTGGACCGCATTTTGGACAAGGGGATCGTGATTGATGCCTGGGTCCGGGTTTCGCTCGTCGGGATCGAACTGATTGCGGTAGAAGCCCGTATTGTCATCGCTTCGGTCGAGACCTACCTGAAGTACGCCGAAGCTGTGGGTCTTACCGCCACGGCAGCGGCTCCTGCGGCCTAG
- a CDS encoding chemotaxis protein CheW → MNFSPAKPKTRLKLVVFPIQQVNLALRIEHVQRVIPCPEVLNTGGTAVGIITLADRAVPVLDLHQRLYPAHPETAPTHLVLAQTQGGEDYGIPVTETPTLLEVSLEYIRTLPPSYRRSTTLGLASHVAVVPQEHGSLTIFLLDADQLLNFN, encoded by the coding sequence GTGAACTTCAGCCCCGCTAAGCCTAAGACCAGACTGAAGCTGGTCGTCTTCCCCATCCAACAGGTAAACTTGGCCCTGCGGATTGAGCACGTCCAACGGGTTATTCCTTGTCCTGAAGTCTTAAATACAGGAGGCACTGCTGTGGGCATAATCACGCTAGCTGACCGGGCCGTCCCGGTCCTGGACCTCCACCAAAGACTCTACCCTGCCCATCCAGAGACAGCACCGACCCATCTGGTTTTGGCCCAGACCCAAGGGGGAGAAGACTACGGTATTCCTGTCACTGAAACTCCAACACTCCTAGAGGTATCCCTGGAATATATCCGCACGCTGCCCCCATCCTACCGCCGCAGTACCACCCTGGGTCTTGCCAGCCATGTGGCCGTGGTGCCGCAGGAGCACGGCTCACTGACTATTTTTCTGCTAGACGCAGACCAGCTCCTTAATTTTAATTAG
- a CDS encoding hybrid sensor histidine kinase/response regulator: MTLDYDIRQQACQFFIQEAPELLQVIEQELLALPQDRTLARVHNLMRAAHSLKGGAATVGFEAVKTVAHRLEDYFTCLYHKELILDRQLQDLLFQSYDHLSLLVMAEVNQQPIVEVEARSEKTFVLLEERLAAFRQKEMALLDAADLGIDIVQSIFEVDVAEGLERLREALRTGEQVAEVLREQTEVFQGLGELTSLAGFGAIAQTVLLALETRPDQPRAIAEAALANFQQAQQGVLAGDRTDGGTPSALLQSFTHPLPAPTAPAPVLLATATPASSPIVSPPPHTFFTALREFWQRLFSRPAPPASRSSNPRQVSWPEHSWREPDFRQERAESIWQEFQPPEVAQPVSKVAQPLFTLPEQPEEPPQSEIPEAPCPLLAPVVAPIVALEEPEEQSWTAPSALVPENLSSLSPEQKASAAEALMQVDFADIPALFDDLPPALDLFAAPMPAVAVPVVPPAAPRSVSPTVRVELERMDRLNNLVGELVINHNSLSVQNEQIQGTLQELQDTFEDFRRVGRQLQDLSDHLLVSPASRRQALDRYFDPLELDHYQTLHQQLQEALEYLGALEASTTTLAGLAQRAERGLEQRSRMLTHLRDDLMWARMLPLAEVFNRFPRLLRDLGSTYDKPVALTLKGADILVDKAALEKLYDPLVHLIRNAFDHGLEPTATRLSQGKPAVGRIELVAYHRGAQTILEVRDDGRGLDLERITERAIAQGLLTVAQASTTPPEQILDLIFEPEFSTATQVSELSGRGMGLDVVRSQLQALKGTVTMTSVAQQGTTFILRIPLTLSVAKLLVFRVGAATYALALNEVQEILIPKSDQITHSGGQRLLWWRDRLVPLCPLQAVMTYQRAMPGIPPAPAIATPQGWNKPLLVLQTNPQGSPATDCYLALEIDQLITEQELVIKPFSLLMTPPPYFYGCTILSDGTLTPVIDGVALLQQVLTTAHRPTPPQPTAAAGPILVVDDSLVQRQTLEVALQGLGYRVLQAKDGEDALERLREYPAIQLVLCDIEMPIMNGFEFLTQRRQQPDLAAIPVVMLTSRAGEKHRQLAQQLGSQGYLTKPFATAELKQTLTHLLTPEAVARELQPR; encoded by the coding sequence ATGACCCTCGACTACGATATTCGCCAACAGGCATGCCAGTTTTTTATCCAGGAAGCTCCTGAACTGCTCCAGGTGATAGAGCAGGAACTGCTGGCCCTCCCCCAAGACCGTACCCTTGCGCGCGTCCACAACCTGATGCGGGCTGCTCACTCTCTCAAGGGCGGGGCTGCCACAGTCGGCTTTGAGGCGGTCAAGACCGTGGCCCATCGCCTGGAAGATTACTTCACGTGCCTCTACCACAAAGAGTTAATTCTGGACCGGCAGTTGCAGGACTTGCTCTTTCAGAGCTACGACCACCTGAGCCTGCTGGTCATGGCAGAGGTCAACCAGCAGCCTATCGTCGAAGTGGAAGCCCGCAGCGAGAAGACTTTCGTCCTGCTAGAGGAGCGGCTTGCGGCCTTTCGGCAAAAGGAGATGGCTCTGCTGGATGCTGCTGACTTGGGCATTGATATCGTCCAGTCTATTTTTGAAGTGGATGTGGCTGAAGGGCTGGAGCGCCTCCGCGAAGCGCTCAGGACCGGGGAGCAAGTGGCAGAGGTGCTGCGCGAGCAAACTGAGGTCTTCCAGGGGTTAGGGGAGTTGACAAGCCTTGCTGGTTTTGGAGCCATTGCCCAGACAGTGCTCCTCGCCCTCGAGACCCGACCTGACCAGCCTCGGGCAATTGCTGAAGCGGCACTGGCAAATTTTCAGCAAGCCCAACAAGGAGTATTGGCTGGCGACCGGACGGACGGGGGCACGCCTTCTGCTCTGCTCCAATCTTTTACCCATCCACTCCCGGCACCGACTGCTCCCGCGCCAGTGCTCCTAGCAACAGCTACTCCGGCTTCTTCTCCTATCGTCTCGCCACCGCCCCATACATTCTTCACCGCCCTACGGGAATTTTGGCAGCGTCTATTTTCCCGTCCGGCCCCACCGGCATCGCGTTCCTCCAACCCCCGGCAAGTCTCGTGGCCGGAGCATTCTTGGCGAGAACCCGATTTTAGGCAGGAACGCGCTGAAAGTATCTGGCAAGAGTTCCAACCCCCGGAAGTAGCCCAGCCCGTCTCGAAGGTAGCCCAACCGTTGTTCACGCTCCCGGAACAACCCGAAGAGCCCCCGCAATCTGAGATCCCAGAAGCCCCCTGCCCGCTTCTTGCTCCTGTGGTAGCGCCCATAGTCGCCCTTGAGGAGCCGGAGGAGCAGTCCTGGACTGCTCCTTCAGCCCTTGTGCCAGAAAATCTGAGCAGTCTTTCGCCAGAGCAAAAGGCTTCTGCGGCAGAAGCGTTGATGCAGGTAGATTTTGCCGATATCCCCGCGCTCTTTGACGACCTGCCGCCTGCCCTAGACTTGTTTGCTGCGCCTATGCCTGCGGTAGCCGTCCCCGTGGTCCCCCCTGCTGCGCCCCGCTCGGTCTCGCCTACGGTGCGCGTCGAACTAGAGCGTATGGACCGCCTCAACAACCTCGTCGGCGAACTGGTCATCAACCACAACAGCCTGTCGGTCCAGAACGAACAGATCCAAGGGACGCTCCAGGAATTACAGGACACCTTTGAGGACTTCCGTCGGGTGGGTAGACAGCTCCAAGACCTGAGCGACCACCTCCTAGTCAGCCCCGCCTCGCGGCGTCAAGCCCTTGATCGGTACTTTGATCCTTTGGAGTTGGACCACTATCAGACCCTCCATCAACAGCTCCAAGAGGCTCTGGAATACCTGGGAGCCCTCGAAGCGTCAACGACCACCCTAGCGGGATTGGCCCAGCGAGCAGAGCGGGGTCTAGAACAACGCAGTCGCATGCTCACCCATTTGCGCGACGACCTCATGTGGGCACGTATGCTGCCCCTAGCTGAGGTGTTCAACCGCTTCCCAAGGCTGTTGCGCGACCTGGGTAGCACCTATGACAAACCCGTGGCATTGACCCTTAAGGGGGCAGACATCCTGGTCGATAAGGCCGCTCTCGAAAAACTGTATGACCCGCTAGTGCATTTGATCCGCAATGCCTTTGACCATGGCCTTGAACCCACTGCTACCCGCCTTAGCCAGGGTAAACCCGCAGTTGGTCGCATTGAACTCGTCGCCTACCATCGGGGGGCACAAACCATCCTGGAAGTGCGGGACGATGGCCGGGGACTCGACTTGGAGCGCATCACAGAACGGGCTATAGCCCAAGGTCTACTGACCGTAGCCCAGGCAAGTACGACGCCTCCCGAGCAGATCCTGGACCTCATTTTTGAGCCGGAATTCTCTACAGCAACCCAAGTCAGTGAACTCTCCGGGCGCGGTATGGGACTAGATGTGGTGCGCTCCCAACTCCAAGCGCTCAAGGGCACCGTCACCATGACCTCTGTCGCGCAACAGGGGACAACTTTTATCCTACGTATCCCCCTGACCCTGAGCGTAGCAAAACTGCTGGTCTTCCGGGTAGGAGCCGCGACCTATGCCTTGGCCCTCAACGAAGTTCAGGAGATCTTGATCCCCAAATCAGACCAGATCACCCACTCTGGAGGCCAGCGCCTCCTCTGGTGGCGCGACCGGCTGGTGCCGCTGTGCCCGCTGCAAGCGGTGATGACCTACCAGCGAGCCATGCCTGGAATCCCTCCTGCTCCTGCTATTGCAACCCCCCAAGGATGGAACAAACCCCTCTTGGTGCTCCAGACCAACCCTCAGGGCAGTCCAGCGACAGACTGCTATCTGGCCCTAGAAATCGACCAACTGATCACCGAGCAGGAACTGGTCATCAAACCCTTTAGTCTACTTATGACGCCACCCCCTTACTTCTATGGCTGCACTATCCTAAGCGACGGAACCCTGACTCCGGTGATTGATGGGGTCGCGTTGCTCCAGCAGGTATTGACTACTGCACACCGCCCCACCCCACCCCAGCCCACTGCTGCTGCTGGCCCCATACTGGTCGTGGATGATTCTCTGGTCCAGCGCCAGACCTTGGAGGTAGCCCTCCAGGGCTTAGGCTACCGGGTACTCCAGGCCAAAGACGGTGAGGACGCTCTGGAGCGCCTGCGGGAGTATCCGGCTATCCAACTGGTCTTGTGTGACATCGAAATGCCTATCATGAACGGCTTTGAGTTCTTGACCCAACGCCGCCAGCAGCCCGATCTTGCCGCGATCCCTGTCGTCATGCTGACCTCCCGCGCCGGAGAAAAGCACCGCCAACTCGCGCAGCAACTAGGATCTCAAGGATATCTGACCAAACCCTTTGCCACTGCTGAGCTGAAGCAGACGCTCACCCACTTGCTCACCCCGGAGGCTGTAGCCCGTGAACTTCAGCCCCGCTAA
- a CDS encoding GAF domain-containing protein: MTISYQPKSSPAESKPVTPAPLIEQITKRTDFLKSLLSKGDDEASRYVFKTVQQIENLIYLMQEESAPPALRDNFKAERDTLLTIIAKIRASLDLQTTLRTAVTEVRAFLQTDRVVVYQFDDKFAGTVVAESVGTGWTQSLGMPIVDTCFRETKAAQYLENRIVATADIQHAGLSPCHIQMLERFQVKANLVVPIILDKKVWGLLIAHHCSEPRSWADSEINLLYQIATQLTIALQQAETVRQVQERARAERDQLVALINKIRASLDLQTTLRTAVTEVRAFLQTDRVVVYQFDDKFAGTVVAESVGTGWTQSLGMPIVDTCFRETKAAQYLENRIVATADIQHAGLSPCHIQMLERFQVKANLVVPIILDKKVWGLLIAHHCSEPRSWADSEINLLYQIATQLTIALQQAETVRQVQERARAERDQLIAMIGKIRASLDLQTTLTTATSEVRTFLQTDRVVVYQFDEQYLGTVVAESVLPGWTPSLGLPIADTCFQENLGAGKAGYNTGRIIPTPDIYQAGLTPCHIQLLERFQVKANLVVPIVRDKKIWGLLIAHHCSSPRPWADSEINVLYQITTQLTVAIQQVEAVTREQAQARLIQQAQANTREAQLLAEAALQQEKAKQLEVLQQQEFARQQQQAKEQIQRRAMELLIEVDPVSKGDLTVRAQVTSDEIGTLADSYNVTIASLRKLVIQVQTAAQQVAQTATTSTPSVQALAQESLEQAQALARALEQVERMAQSIQEVSASTRQAERAVQQADETLRRGDTAMDRTVEGILVIRETVAEAAKKIKRLSESSQKISKVVSLIASFAAQTNLLALNAAIEAARAGEYGRGFAVVADEVRSLARQSAQATADIEKLVEGIQAQTKEVALAMESGTEQVVNGTRLVNETRQSLTQIATTSSEINTLVKTIAQAAQGQAQVSQSITQTMQTVAQGAQRASQESIQTAASFEQLLTVAQELQVSVGKFKVS, translated from the coding sequence ATGACGATTTCTTACCAACCCAAGTCCAGCCCAGCCGAGTCCAAGCCCGTTACACCCGCCCCGCTTATAGAACAAATCACCAAGCGGACGGACTTTCTCAAATCGCTGCTGAGTAAGGGGGATGACGAGGCGTCTCGCTATGTATTCAAGACGGTTCAGCAAATCGAGAACCTGATTTACCTGATGCAGGAAGAGTCCGCTCCTCCTGCGCTACGCGACAATTTCAAGGCCGAGCGCGATACTCTGCTGACGATCATTGCTAAAATTCGCGCCTCGTTGGACCTCCAGACCACGCTGCGGACGGCCGTAACCGAGGTCCGGGCCTTCCTCCAGACAGACCGGGTGGTGGTGTACCAGTTTGATGACAAATTTGCGGGTACCGTCGTGGCAGAGTCGGTGGGTACAGGCTGGACTCAGTCTCTGGGGATGCCCATTGTGGATACCTGCTTTCGCGAAACTAAAGCCGCCCAATATCTTGAGAACCGGATTGTAGCCACCGCCGATATCCAACATGCCGGGTTGAGCCCCTGTCATATCCAGATGCTAGAGCGCTTCCAGGTCAAAGCCAATCTGGTGGTGCCCATCATTCTCGACAAAAAAGTCTGGGGCTTGCTCATCGCCCACCACTGTAGTGAACCGCGCTCCTGGGCCGATTCGGAGATCAACCTGCTCTACCAGATTGCCACTCAGTTGACCATTGCCCTCCAGCAGGCAGAAACGGTCCGTCAGGTGCAAGAGCGGGCTCGAGCCGAGCGGGACCAACTGGTGGCGCTGATCAACAAAATTCGCGCCTCGTTGGACCTCCAGACCACGCTGCGGACGGCCGTAACCGAGGTCCGGGCCTTCCTCCAGACAGACCGGGTGGTGGTGTACCAGTTTGATGACAAATTTGCGGGTACCGTCGTGGCAGAGTCGGTGGGTACAGGCTGGACTCAGTCTCTGGGGATGCCCATTGTGGATACCTGCTTTCGCGAAACTAAAGCCGCCCAATATCTTGAGAACCGGATTGTAGCCACCGCCGATATCCAACATGCCGGGTTGAGCCCCTGTCATATCCAGATGCTAGAGCGCTTCCAGGTCAAAGCCAATCTGGTGGTGCCCATCATTCTCGACAAAAAAGTCTGGGGCTTGCTCATCGCCCACCACTGTAGTGAACCGCGCTCCTGGGCCGATTCGGAGATCAACCTGCTCTACCAGATTGCCACTCAGTTGACCATTGCCCTCCAGCAGGCAGAAACGGTCCGTCAGGTGCAAGAGCGGGCTCGAGCCGAGCGGGACCAACTGATCGCGATGATCGGCAAAATTCGCGCCTCGTTGGACCTCCAGACCACCCTGACGACCGCCACCAGCGAAGTTCGGACCTTCCTCCAGACAGACCGGGTGGTGGTGTACCAGTTTGATGAGCAGTATTTGGGGACAGTGGTAGCAGAATCGGTCCTACCGGGATGGACCCCCTCTTTGGGGCTGCCCATCGCCGACACCTGCTTCCAAGAGAACTTGGGGGCCGGTAAGGCGGGCTACAATACGGGCCGCATCATCCCGACTCCAGACATCTATCAGGCGGGGCTGACCCCCTGTCATATCCAGCTTTTAGAGCGCTTCCAGGTCAAGGCCAATCTGGTGGTGCCCATCGTGCGCGACAAAAAAATCTGGGGCTTGCTCATCGCCCACCACTGTAGTAGCCCGCGTCCGTGGGCCGATTCAGAGATCAACGTGCTCTACCAGATCACTACTCAGTTGACGGTTGCGATCCAACAGGTGGAGGCCGTCACCCGCGAACAGGCCCAAGCCCGCTTGATCCAACAGGCCCAAGCCAACACCCGCGAGGCACAACTGTTGGCTGAAGCCGCCCTTCAGCAAGAAAAAGCAAAACAACTCGAAGTCCTCCAGCAACAGGAGTTCGCCCGTCAACAGCAGCAGGCCAAAGAGCAGATTCAGCGACGCGCCATGGAACTGCTGATCGAGGTGGACCCAGTGAGTAAGGGCGACCTCACCGTCCGCGCCCAAGTCACCAGTGACGAAATCGGGACGCTGGCCGACTCCTACAACGTGACGATTGCCAGCCTACGCAAACTGGTTATTCAGGTGCAGACTGCTGCACAGCAAGTGGCCCAAACCGCCACCACCAGTACCCCCAGCGTCCAAGCCCTCGCCCAGGAATCTCTGGAGCAAGCTCAGGCCCTCGCGCGTGCCCTAGAGCAGGTGGAGCGGATGGCCCAGTCGATTCAGGAGGTCTCCGCCAGTACCCGTCAAGCAGAACGAGCGGTGCAACAGGCCGACGAAACCCTCCGGCGCGGGGATACGGCTATGGACCGCACGGTCGAAGGCATCCTGGTGATCCGCGAAACGGTGGCAGAGGCAGCCAAGAAGATCAAGCGGCTCAGCGAATCTTCCCAGAAAATCTCCAAAGTCGTGAGCCTGATTGCCAGTTTTGCCGCCCAAACCAACCTCTTAGCCCTCAACGCCGCCATTGAAGCTGCCCGCGCCGGGGAGTATGGACGCGGTTTTGCGGTGGTGGCTGACGAGGTGCGCTCTCTGGCGCGGCAGTCCGCTCAGGCCACCGCCGATATCGAAAAGCTGGTCGAGGGCATTCAGGCGCAGACCAAAGAAGTCGCTCTAGCCATGGAATCAGGGACCGAACAGGTCGTCAACGGGACACGTCTGGTCAACGAAACCCGCCAGAGCTTGACCCAGATCGCCACGACCAGTAGCGAGATCAATACCCTAGTCAAAACCATTGCCCAGGCGGCCCAAGGGCAGGCTCAGGTTTCCCAGAGCATCACCCAGACCATGCAGACCGTAGCCCAAGGAGCCCAGCGAGCGTCCCAGGAATCCATCCAGACTGCGGCTTCTTTTGAGCAGTTACTCACGGTGGCCCAGGAACTTCAGGTGAGTGTTGGCAAATTCAAAGTGAGTTAG
- a CDS encoding chemotaxis protein CheW, which produces MTVSDFPTQVGQFLSFGLLPETIGLLSVDQLTEVLQVPVAQVVPIPQMPVWTLGIYNWRGEILWLVDLGQFLGLAASPPTQQHGSVHYAVLLIHGQGGHRLGLVVARTEDIMVKSQAELQPLGGSLFPPTLTKLSRGYWRNAEGEALILLDGEAVLQSLLSHT; this is translated from the coding sequence ATGACGGTATCTGACTTCCCCACACAGGTTGGGCAATTTCTGAGCTTTGGTCTGTTGCCTGAGACGATAGGGCTCCTGAGCGTGGACCAACTCACCGAAGTACTCCAGGTTCCGGTAGCGCAGGTCGTTCCCATACCGCAGATGCCCGTCTGGACCCTGGGTATCTATAACTGGCGCGGAGAGATCCTCTGGCTCGTTGACCTAGGGCAGTTCCTGGGGCTCGCGGCGTCCCCTCCGACACAACAGCATGGGTCGGTCCATTACGCCGTCCTTTTGATTCACGGTCAAGGGGGGCATCGCCTGGGCCTGGTAGTGGCGCGCACTGAAGACATTATGGTGAAATCCCAGGCAGAACTACAACCGCTGGGGGGTTCACTTTTCCCGCCCACCCTGACGAAATTGTCCCGAGGCTACTGGCGAAACGCCGAGGGCGAAGCCCTGATCCTACTGGACGGGGAAGCGGTCCTACAGTCCCTTTTGTCGCATACCTAG